In Mucilaginibacter celer, one DNA window encodes the following:
- a CDS encoding DUF4159 domain-containing protein — protein MKVKRILTVCMLVIAMSSFHAPAYKIARLKYSGGGDWYGDRTALPNLIKFCNENLKTNFDDDDEVVEVGSASLFNYPFTFMTGHGNVIFSDQEARNLRKYLTGGGFLHIDDNYGLDQYIRPQMKKVFPELDFVELPLNHPIYHQKYDFPNGLPKIHEHDGKRAQGFGLIYNGRLVCFYTYECDLGNGWEDFGTYAGDTQEARQKALKMGANLIQYTFTR, from the coding sequence ATGAAGGTAAAACGTATCCTGACAGTTTGCATGCTTGTGATAGCCATGAGCAGTTTCCACGCACCTGCCTACAAAATTGCCCGCCTTAAATACAGCGGCGGAGGCGATTGGTACGGCGACCGCACCGCGTTACCTAACCTGATTAAATTTTGCAACGAAAACCTCAAAACCAATTTTGATGATGATGACGAAGTGGTTGAGGTAGGCAGCGCTTCGCTGTTCAATTATCCCTTCACTTTTATGACAGGGCACGGCAACGTTATTTTTTCCGACCAGGAGGCACGTAACCTGCGCAAATATCTCACAGGCGGCGGTTTTTTGCATATCGATGATAATTACGGGCTCGACCAGTATATCCGCCCCCAAATGAAAAAGGTTTTTCCCGAACTTGATTTTGTTGAGTTGCCGCTTAATCACCCCATCTACCATCAAAAATATGATTTCCCTAATGGCCTGCCCAAAATTCACGAGCATGATGGTAAGCGTGCCCAGGGCTTTGGTTTAATTTATAACGGCAGGCTGGTTTGCTTTTATACCTATGAGTGCGATTTAGGCAACGGTTGGGAAGATTTTGGCACTTATGCCGGCGATACCCAGGAAGCGCGGCAAAAAGCGCTTAAAATGGGCGCTAACCTTATTCAATACACCTTTACGCGTTGA
- a CDS encoding biotin/lipoyl-containing protein, whose translation MYQLKINDRYNIETESNMNGVLVNGVKRNADIKPVAEGSYHIIENNRSYNVEVVSFDAGQKVAEIKVNNNIYHITAKDRFDLLLEQLGLSGLSSTKVSEVKAPMPGLVLKIFANKGDAIKKGDNLFVLEAMKMENIIKAPADMGIVQQITIKPGDKVEKGQILMLF comes from the coding sequence ATGTATCAACTAAAAATTAACGACCGTTACAATATTGAAACCGAAAGCAACATGAACGGGGTGCTTGTTAACGGAGTTAAGCGCAATGCCGATATAAAGCCGGTAGCGGAGGGGAGTTATCATATTATAGAAAACAACCGGTCATACAATGTTGAAGTGGTGAGTTTTGACGCCGGCCAAAAAGTTGCCGAAATAAAGGTTAACAATAACATTTATCATATTACAGCGAAAGACCGGTTTGATTTATTGCTCGAGCAGCTTGGGCTTAGCGGCCTGAGCAGTACAAAGGTTAGCGAAGTAAAGGCACCTATGCCCGGTTTAGTGCTTAAAATATTTGCTAACAAGGGAGACGCGATAAAAAAAGGCGATAACCTGTTTGTGCTGGAAGCAATGAAGATGGAAAATATCATTAAAGCTCCTGCCGATATGGGCATAGTACAGCAAATAACGATAAAGCCGGGCGATAAAGTAGAAAAGGGACAGATATTAATGTTGTTTTAA
- a CDS encoding SusC/RagA family TonB-linked outer membrane protein, whose protein sequence is MKKHLLTILLLCTCIAFGFAQTKVITGKVTDQKDGSPIPGASVTVKGSSIGTQTDINGGYKLTVPETAKVLNFKFLGYLSLDVAIKGTTVNAQLTTDSKILNEVVVVGYGTQSKRSLTGSVSKIKGGDIENIPVPSLESAIQGRSPGVYIQAQNGKLGQGIQVRIRGASSVSAGNQPLYVVDGLPITVDDFSSNGASTNPLVDLNQNDIESIDILKDASAAAIYGSRASNGVVLVTTKKGKAGATKITYNQYYGFSKPTGEREFLNAQQYVTLLREAGKAGGYSTATIEGRLLRYSAGNDDYKTYKVNTDWQQQIIQHAPVQNYNLVFSGGTEKTKFYISGTYNDQKGWILKNQINQYSLRTNIENQANSWLTIGANLSVSRTVNHRLDNDNAFSTPEQIVALAPITPVIDPRTGLLSGALDPATGNPNGNFPTYFNPLLNSESSYFITTDYRNLGNVFGEIKLVPSLTFRTEVGMDILNSTEDNYSGSLTLRNSGTSNGVGFNSSVTSLNFNTNNFFHFLKDLGKSSIDAVGGMTYQRQQNDLNSINGQQFPSDAYKKLNSAADITGAASNSTAYSLLSYFARANYKFDDKYLLTLSGRVDGSSRFGDSHRYGFFPAGSVGWVISQEGFMKNQKLVSDLKLRASYGITGNSEIGNFPSRGLFSAFGYAGVAGARPTQLPNPDLKWETTATSNLGVDVGFFNGRLSGSFEVYLKKTKDLLLNVQVPATSGFTTITQNLGKLQNKGLEIQIDSKNLVGKVTWSTSFNLSFNKNKINDLKGQVLLGGGDQVNRAIEGQPLGIFYAPEFAGADPSNGDALYYKNTDLGNGKRDRTKTSDYNEAVPVVVGDPNPKYIAGLNNSVSYMGFDLSFLLQQVHGNKIYNGGGQYMSVGFNNGFDNQTVDQLQSWKKAGQITNVPEARLFGGNGISPSSRFLDDGSYVRLKNVILGYNFPKALLSKIKLSSLRVYAQATNLLTWTKYKGWDPELNSDAFSGNITQGYDFYAAPQAKTITFGINVGF, encoded by the coding sequence ATGAAGAAACATCTACTAACAATCCTGTTGTTATGTACTTGTATTGCCTTTGGTTTTGCCCAAACCAAAGTTATTACAGGTAAGGTAACAGATCAGAAAGACGGATCGCCCATACCCGGAGCGAGCGTAACCGTAAAAGGGTCGTCGATAGGCACCCAAACTGATATTAACGGTGGGTATAAACTTACCGTGCCGGAAACCGCAAAAGTGCTCAACTTTAAATTTTTGGGATATCTTTCGCTCGATGTTGCCATCAAGGGAACAACAGTTAACGCACAACTAACTACCGATTCAAAAATTTTGAACGAAGTAGTGGTAGTGGGCTACGGTACGCAGAGCAAACGATCATTAACAGGTTCGGTTTCAAAAATAAAAGGCGGCGATATTGAGAACATCCCCGTGCCGAGTTTGGAATCGGCTATCCAAGGCCGCAGCCCGGGTGTTTATATCCAGGCGCAGAACGGTAAACTGGGGCAGGGCATACAGGTGCGGATTCGTGGTGCCTCATCTGTATCAGCAGGTAACCAACCTTTATATGTGGTTGACGGTTTGCCGATAACAGTTGATGATTTTTCAAGCAATGGCGCTTCAACCAATCCCCTGGTTGATTTAAATCAAAACGATATCGAATCTATCGACATCCTTAAAGATGCATCGGCGGCCGCTATTTACGGTTCAAGGGCATCAAACGGTGTTGTATTGGTAACTACTAAAAAGGGTAAAGCCGGCGCAACTAAAATTACCTACAATCAATATTACGGTTTCAGTAAACCTACCGGCGAGCGTGAGTTTTTAAATGCTCAGCAATATGTTACCTTATTAAGAGAAGCAGGCAAAGCCGGTGGCTATTCTACCGCTACTATCGAAGGCAGGTTACTGCGCTATTCGGCCGGTAATGATGATTACAAAACTTATAAAGTAAATACCGACTGGCAGCAACAAATTATTCAACACGCTCCCGTACAGAATTACAACCTTGTATTTTCTGGCGGTACCGAGAAAACTAAATTTTATATTTCGGGTACCTATAATGATCAAAAAGGCTGGATCCTTAAAAACCAGATCAATCAATACAGCTTACGTACCAATATTGAAAACCAGGCAAACAGCTGGTTGACCATTGGTGCTAATTTAAGCGTTTCGCGCACGGTAAACCATCGTTTGGATAATGATAACGCGTTTTCAACTCCAGAGCAAATTGTTGCATTAGCGCCGATAACGCCCGTTATCGACCCTCGTACCGGTTTATTGAGCGGAGCGCTTGACCCAGCCACAGGTAACCCTAATGGCAACTTTCCAACTTATTTTAACCCCTTGCTAAATTCTGAAAGCAGCTATTTTATCACTACTGATTACCGGAACCTTGGTAACGTTTTTGGTGAAATTAAACTGGTGCCATCTTTAACTTTCAGAACAGAGGTTGGCATGGATATCTTAAACTCTACAGAAGATAATTATTCAGGCAGCCTTACGCTCCGTAACTCGGGCACAAGTAATGGTGTCGGGTTCAACTCATCAGTTACTTCGTTAAACTTTAATACCAATAACTTTTTCCACTTTTTAAAAGATTTGGGTAAAAGCAGCATTGATGCGGTTGGCGGTATGACTTATCAAAGGCAGCAAAATGATCTTAATTCTATTAACGGGCAGCAATTTCCCTCTGATGCTTATAAAAAGCTGAATAGCGCAGCAGATATCACCGGTGCTGCATCAAACTCAACTGCTTATTCATTGCTTTCATATTTTGCAAGGGCAAATTATAAGTTTGATGATAAATACCTGCTTACCTTAAGCGGTCGTGTAGATGGTTCGTCCAGGTTTGGTGATAGTCATCGCTATGGTTTCTTCCCGGCAGGTTCTGTTGGCTGGGTAATTTCGCAGGAAGGATTTATGAAAAACCAAAAGCTGGTATCTGATTTGAAACTTAGGGCCAGCTACGGTATAACCGGTAACTCCGAAATTGGTAACTTTCCTTCGCGTGGTTTATTTTCGGCATTTGGATATGCAGGTGTAGCAGGTGCGCGCCCAACACAATTGCCTAACCCCGATTTAAAATGGGAAACTACAGCTACCTCAAACCTTGGTGTGGATGTAGGATTTTTCAACGGCAGGTTATCAGGTTCATTTGAGGTTTACCTGAAAAAAACTAAAGACCTTTTATTGAACGTGCAGGTGCCCGCCACTTCTGGTTTTACAACAATAACCCAAAACCTTGGCAAACTGCAAAATAAAGGTTTGGAGATTCAGATCGATTCGAAAAACCTTGTGGGTAAGGTTACCTGGTCAACAAGCTTTAACTTATCATTCAACAAAAACAAGATTAATGATCTGAAAGGCCAGGTATTGCTTGGCGGTGGCGACCAGGTAAACCGTGCAATTGAGGGGCAACCGCTGGGTATTTTTTATGCGCCGGAATTTGCCGGTGCCGATCCTTCTAATGGAGACGCGCTCTACTACAAAAACACCGATTTGGGTAATGGCAAAAGGGACAGAACCAAAACAAGTGATTACAATGAGGCAGTACCAGTAGTGGTTGGCGACCCTAACCCTAAATATATAGCCGGTTTAAACAACTCAGTAAGCTATATGGGCTTTGATTTAAGTTTCCTTTTACAACAGGTACACGGTAACAAAATATACAACGGCGGCGGGCAGTATATGTCTGTTGGTTTCAATAATGGTTTCGATAATCAAACTGTCGATCAGCTCCAATCGTGGAAAAAGGCAGGACAAATCACCAATGTTCCCGAGGCGCGTTTGTTTGGCGGTAATGGCATTAGCCCAAGCTCGAGGTTTTTGGATGATGGATCATACGTGCGTTTAAAGAACGTTATCCTGGGTTATAATTTCCCTAAAGCTTTACTTAGCAAAATCAAATTATCCAGTTTAAGGGTGTACGCTCAGGCAACAAACTTACTAACCTGGACAAAGTACAAGGGTTGGGATCCTGAGTTAAACTCGGATGCCTTTTCGGGTAATATTACGCAAGGGTATGATTTTTATGCCGCTCCGCAGGCCAAAACAATCACCTTTGGTATTAACGTAGGATTTTAA
- a CDS encoding RagB/SusD family nutrient uptake outer membrane protein produces MMKRSKYSIIALSSLVMLYSTGCQKQLDIKPKDDVEQNQAIKTSKDVQGVLIGAYTAAGLRGLYGGRFQSTNDFLADDGDFSYFGTFSEYTELANKTITINNAFVEGVWDVGYNTINVCNNVLANLNLVDAANKDRVEGEAKFLRGMTYFDLARCFGKAWNDGTPASNLAVPIVLTPTTSIPGIQRVSRNTVAEVYAQAIADLKVAEAKLTNDPSPSSRTPYADSFAASAILARIYLTQENFTAAEEEATKIISSGAFSLVSDFGSEFQHPTQPTRVFNSTEDIFAIQISNQSGFNALNEVFASSDYSGRGETIINEQHFARYEAGDKRADEFYYDGSDNYTAKFNNTFGNVILVRLAEIYLIRAEARIRKAAPDLSGAKADIDIVRNRAKLAGTTATTATALFAVVKHERRVELAFEGFRLWDLKRYKETTVTTDENGDVVDSFPWNSPKLVFPIPKRERDANPSLPQNEGYQ; encoded by the coding sequence ATGATGAAAAGATCTAAATATTCAATTATAGCATTAAGTTCGTTAGTAATGCTGTATAGCACCGGTTGCCAAAAGCAACTGGATATAAAGCCTAAAGATGATGTTGAACAAAATCAGGCTATAAAAACATCAAAAGATGTGCAGGGCGTGCTTATTGGAGCATATACCGCAGCCGGACTGAGAGGATTATATGGAGGCAGATTCCAATCAACCAATGATTTTTTGGCCGATGACGGCGATTTTTCCTATTTCGGCACATTTTCTGAATATACCGAGTTGGCGAATAAGACGATAACTATTAATAATGCCTTTGTTGAAGGAGTATGGGATGTTGGATACAATACCATTAACGTATGTAATAACGTTTTGGCCAACCTTAACCTGGTTGATGCCGCCAATAAAGACAGGGTAGAGGGCGAAGCCAAGTTTTTACGTGGTATGACCTATTTCGACCTGGCACGTTGTTTTGGCAAGGCATGGAACGATGGCACTCCGGCTTCAAATTTGGCGGTACCTATTGTTTTAACGCCCACTACAAGCATTCCGGGCATTCAAAGGGTATCTCGTAATACAGTTGCCGAAGTATATGCACAGGCTATCGCTGATCTTAAGGTTGCCGAAGCCAAGCTTACCAACGATCCAAGCCCGTCATCAAGAACTCCGTATGCCGATTCATTTGCAGCATCGGCAATATTGGCGAGGATATATCTTACCCAGGAAAACTTTACGGCGGCAGAAGAGGAAGCGACAAAGATTATCAGTTCAGGAGCGTTCTCATTGGTTAGCGATTTCGGAAGCGAGTTTCAGCATCCCACACAGCCTACACGTGTGTTTAACAGCACTGAAGATATCTTTGCCATCCAAATCTCCAATCAATCGGGCTTTAATGCTTTAAACGAAGTTTTTGCCAGTTCTGACTACAGTGGAAGGGGCGAAACGATCATAAACGAACAGCATTTTGCAAGGTATGAAGCCGGAGATAAAAGAGCCGATGAGTTTTATTATGATGGCTCTGATAACTATACCGCTAAATTCAATAACACCTTCGGTAACGTAATATTAGTTCGATTGGCCGAAATATATTTGATAAGAGCCGAAGCGAGGATAAGAAAAGCGGCTCCGGATTTATCAGGAGCAAAGGCTGATATAGATATTGTACGAAACCGCGCCAAATTAGCAGGAACTACAGCAACTACTGCAACTGCGTTGTTTGCTGTTGTAAAGCATGAGCGCCGTGTTGAACTGGCCTTTGAAGGGTTCAGATTATGGGATTTAAAACGTTATAAAGAAACAACTGTAACTACCGATGAAAATGGAGATGTTGTTGATTCGTTCCCGTGGAATTCTCCTAAACTGGTATTCCCGATTCCAAAACGCGAGCGCGATGCAAATCCTTCATTGCCGCAAAATGAGGGGTATCAATAA
- a CDS encoding SUMF1/EgtB/PvdO family nonheme iron enzyme — protein MKILFTKTALGLLALGAVMSSCSKREQSQKTGITYNDKNNGGYQRFRQAHPAPGPGLVPIEGGTFVMGGSADQDVTYDYNNVRRRVTVPSFYMDETEVSNQDWLDYLHWIDITFPADRELYYNAVPDTLVWRRKLSYNEPYVDNYLRHPGFQDYPVVGVTWDQAQAYCSWRTDRTNENILRETGRMVAWKDMGKKGGGGDAGIAANGQPFNTDIYLNGQMTGAGIDGKKMMPNLSPNAQAGTGKGGKSVRPVRMEDGILKQNYRLPSEAEWEYAALALAGNTQFENIDDGKVYPWNGLGVRSAKSKTRGLIMANFKRGAGDNAGVGGYLNDKADITAPVRSYQPNDFGLYNMAGNVNEWVADTYRQTSFEEFEDFNPFRGNEFTNKRLADPSKGRYAKDKYGKPIKDPAHSNKKLKYADLLALQQQSAAAQAASPNAPLANTQNGSLPIDSLLPKNSGKAYNPDARGEKDEVNKALYGTTTLVNDHSKIYKGGSWNDMAYWLNPATRRFMDQDEASAEVGFRCAMTMVGAPEINPNGKPHYPVKKAKPYKAR, from the coding sequence ATGAAAATACTTTTTACTAAAACTGCTCTGGGACTGTTGGCTTTAGGTGCCGTGATGAGTAGCTGCAGTAAACGTGAGCAATCGCAAAAAACCGGTATCACCTATAATGATAAAAACAACGGTGGTTATCAACGTTTCAGGCAGGCGCACCCTGCTCCCGGTCCGGGCCTTGTACCTATTGAAGGTGGTACCTTTGTAATGGGCGGCAGTGCCGATCAGGATGTAACTTATGATTATAACAATGTTAGGCGCAGGGTTACCGTTCCGTCGTTTTATATGGACGAAACCGAAGTATCCAACCAGGATTGGCTTGATTACCTGCACTGGATTGATATCACCTTTCCGGCAGATCGTGAATTGTACTATAACGCTGTACCCGATACCCTGGTATGGCGCCGAAAATTATCATATAACGAACCTTACGTAGATAACTACCTTCGCCACCCCGGCTTTCAGGATTACCCGGTTGTTGGTGTAACCTGGGATCAGGCGCAGGCCTACTGCTCATGGCGTACCGACCGTACCAACGAAAATATTTTGCGCGAAACAGGCCGTATGGTAGCCTGGAAAGATATGGGCAAAAAAGGCGGCGGCGGCGATGCGGGCATAGCTGCTAACGGGCAACCATTCAACACCGATATTTACCTGAACGGCCAGATGACAGGTGCAGGTATCGACGGTAAAAAGATGATGCCAAACCTGAGTCCTAATGCACAGGCAGGCACCGGTAAAGGCGGCAAATCTGTACGCCCGGTACGTATGGAAGACGGCATCCTGAAACAAAACTATCGTCTGCCATCAGAAGCTGAATGGGAATATGCAGCTTTGGCTTTAGCGGGCAATACGCAGTTTGAAAATATTGACGACGGTAAAGTATATCCATGGAACGGTCTTGGTGTGCGTTCGGCCAAAAGCAAAACACGTGGTTTGATCATGGCCAACTTTAAACGTGGCGCCGGTGACAACGCGGGTGTGGGTGGTTACCTGAACGATAAGGCCGACATAACAGCCCCTGTACGTTCATACCAGCCTAACGATTTTGGTTTGTACAACATGGCAGGCAACGTTAACGAGTGGGTGGCCGATACCTATCGCCAAACATCCTTTGAAGAGTTTGAAGATTTTAACCCTTTCCGTGGTAACGAATTTACAAACAAACGTTTGGCCGACCCTTCAAAAGGCCGCTACGCTAAAGACAAATACGGCAAACCAATTAAAGATCCGGCACACTCTAACAAAAAACTGAAATACGCCGATCTGCTGGCATTGCAACAACAAAGTGCTGCGGCACAGGCTGCCAGCCCTAACGCGCCACTTGCCAATACACAAAACGGCTCATTGCCAATTGACTCGCTATTACCTAAAAATTCGGGTAAAGCTTATAACCCTGATGCAAGAGGCGAGAAAGACGAAGTTAACAAAGCTCTTTACGGAACTACAACCCTTGTAAACGATCACTCGAAAATTTACAAAGGCGGATCATGGAATGATATGGCTTACTGGCTAAACCCGGCCACACGCCGTTTTATGGATCAGGACGAAGCAAGTGCCGAGGTTGGTTTCCGTTGTGCCATGACCATGGTTGGTGCGCCTGAGATTAATCCTAACGGTAAGCCGCATTATCCGGTTAAAAAGGCTAAGCCTTATAAAGCGAGGTAA
- the porV gene encoding type IX secretion system outer membrane channel protein PorV, which produces MKFFTLSRVILLAPFLLPVAVAAQTGTNTNGSNINAIPTEVAFLNISPDSRSGAMGDAGVALTPDVNANFWNPSKLAFLESDDALSLSYSPWLRHLVPDISLSYLSYAHKIDDRNTLGASLRYFNYGSIPLADDNANQQGNYTPNEFSLDVSFARKFGDNFSLALTGRYIHSNISSVAFATNAGQTTKAGNAFAADISLYYRAPYGDGNTFAFGTNISNVGTKIGFSDVGPKYFLPTNLKIGIANTWKLDDINEFTAALDLNKLLVPTPPIKDGNGNIIKGHDNDVSVPAGVFQSFGDAPGGFSEEIKEITLSPGFEYWYNKQFALRAGYFYENPMKGGRHYLTMGVGFKYNVFNFDFSYLAASQQNSALANTLRFTLSANFGATK; this is translated from the coding sequence ATGAAGTTTTTTACATTAAGCCGCGTTATATTACTTGCCCCTTTTTTATTGCCTGTAGCAGTAGCGGCGCAAACCGGCACCAATACTAACGGAAGTAACATTAATGCCATACCTACCGAAGTAGCCTTCCTGAACATCTCGCCCGATTCACGCTCAGGTGCAATGGGTGATGCAGGTGTAGCTTTAACGCCCGATGTTAATGCCAACTTCTGGAATCCATCTAAACTTGCTTTTTTAGAAAGTGACGATGCTTTGTCATTATCATACAGCCCCTGGTTGCGCCATCTGGTTCCCGATATCAGCCTGTCGTACCTAAGCTATGCACATAAAATTGACGATCGTAATACCCTCGGTGCTTCCCTTCGTTATTTTAACTACGGTTCTATCCCGCTGGCCGATGATAATGCCAACCAGCAGGGTAACTATACGCCTAATGAGTTTTCGCTCGATGTTTCGTTTGCCCGTAAATTCGGCGACAATTTTTCGCTCGCTTTAACGGGTCGTTACATCCACTCTAATATTTCAAGCGTGGCATTTGCAACCAATGCGGGGCAAACCACCAAAGCTGGGAATGCCTTTGCGGCCGATATCTCCCTGTACTACCGCGCTCCTTACGGCGATGGCAATACCTTTGCTTTTGGTACCAATATATCCAACGTGGGCACAAAAATTGGATTTAGCGACGTGGGACCAAAGTACTTCCTGCCAACCAACCTTAAAATAGGGATAGCCAATACCTGGAAACTTGACGATATTAACGAGTTTACCGCTGCGCTCGATCTGAATAAGCTGTTGGTGCCAACCCCGCCTATAAAGGATGGCAACGGTAATATTATAAAGGGACATGATAATGATGTTTCGGTTCCGGCCGGTGTTTTTCAATCATTTGGCGATGCTCCGGGCGGTTTCAGCGAAGAAATAAAAGAAATCACCCTATCACCAGGTTTTGAGTACTGGTACAATAAGCAGTTTGCCCTGCGTGCCGGTTATTTTTACGAAAACCCGATGAAGGGCGGCAGGCACTACCTTACCATGGGTGTAGGCTTTAAATACAACGTTTTCAATTTCGATTTTTCATACCTGGCGGCCAGCCAGCAAAACAGCGCCCTTGCTAATACGCTGCGTTTTACGCTATCGGCAAATTTTGGTGCTACAAAGTAA
- the ispF gene encoding 2-C-methyl-D-erythritol 2,4-cyclodiphosphate synthase, which yields MGKIKVGFGFDVHQLKENHPFVLGGVKLEHHAGAYGHSDADVLLHAICDALLGAANLRDIGFHFSNKDERWRGISSLILLQHVVALLKEKNYVIGNIDAMVCLEAPKINPHIPAMKGYIAEAAGIEEEDISIKATTNEQMGFIGREEGVVAYAVCLIERGA from the coding sequence ATGGGTAAAATAAAAGTAGGTTTTGGGTTTGATGTACACCAGTTAAAAGAAAATCACCCATTTGTTTTAGGCGGAGTTAAGCTGGAGCACCATGCCGGTGCTTACGGTCACTCGGATGCCGATGTATTGTTACATGCTATTTGCGATGCTTTATTAGGTGCAGCTAACCTGCGCGATATCGGCTTTCACTTCTCTAATAAAGACGAACGCTGGAGAGGGATCAGCAGTCTGATCCTGTTGCAGCATGTCGTAGCATTGTTGAAAGAAAAAAACTATGTTATTGGCAATATCGATGCCATGGTGTGCCTTGAAGCGCCAAAGATCAATCCGCATATCCCTGCTATGAAAGGGTATATTGCCGAAGCGGCGGGTATTGAGGAAGAGGATATTTCTATTAAAGCTACTACCAACGAGCAAATGGGATTTATTGGCAGGGAAGAGGGGGTTGTGGCTTATGCTGTTTGTTTGATTGAGCGGGGGGCGTAA